The genomic window CCGAGATCGTTTCCGGACTGCAGGAGGGTGAAGAGGTCGTGGTGGCCGGCTGGGACAAGCTCGGGATCGAGGACTTCGCCAGCACACGCAAGCCTGGGTTCATGAACCGCACGCCCTTCGGTACGACTAGCTCGCGGCAGACCACAGGCGGCGGTGCAGCCGGTGCGGGTGGTGCAGCCGGTGCGGGTGGCAGAAGCGGTGCCGGAGGCGGGGGCGGAGGCGGTGCAGCCGGCCGCGGTCGTGGTGGTAGCGGTGGTGGAGCTAGTCGCGGAGGTGGCGGGTCCTAATGGGCGTTATTAGTGTGCGGGACGTGACCCGGGTGTACGCGCTTGGCGAGGTCGCCGTGCGTGCACTCAGGGGTGTGAGTCTGGAGATCGATAAGGGCGAGTTCGTCGCTATCACCGGCCCTTCAGGCTCCGGCAAGAGCACGATGATGCATATCCTGGGGTGCCTGGACACCCCGTCTTCGGGCTCCTATGTTCTGGACGGCGTGGAGGTTGCGACCCTCAACGACCGGGAACTGGCGAAGACCCGGAGCCTGAAGATCGGCTTCGTGTTCCAGCAGTTCAACCTCCTGCCGCGGACGACGGCGCTGGACAATGTGGAACTGCCTCTGTTGTACAACGGTGGTGGTGAGAGGCAACAGCGCGCTGCGGAGGCGCTGCGGCGTGTGGGGCTTGGCGACCGACTGTACCACCTCCCGAACCAGCTCTCGGGCGGGCAGCAACAGAGAGTCGCCATTGCACGGGCGCTGGTCAACAGCCCCTCGCTCCTGCTCGCAGACGAGCCGACCGGGG from Armatimonadia bacterium includes these protein-coding regions:
- a CDS encoding ABC transporter ATP-binding protein — translated: MGVISVRDVTRVYALGEVAVRALRGVSLEIDKGEFVAITGPSGSGKSTMMHILGCLDTPSSGSYVLDGVEVATLNDRELAKTRSLKIGFVFQQFNLLPRTTALDNVELPLLYNGGGERQQRAAEALRRVGLGDRLYHLPNQLSGGQQQRVAIARALVNSPSLLLADEPTGALATLQSEEIMALFQELNDAGITVVMVTHEPDIARHAKRIVRFRDGRIVGDAPVVDRLRAQGLLEELLKDPMLKADNGGGMQ